A genomic segment from Streptomyces antibioticus encodes:
- a CDS encoding SpdD-like protein, which produces MFRPKLPTMPQPTGQVTPPAVVEPTTITPGTSASTPIPAPVAGPARPTVQLTPGTALALVGGGTAVVLVVGAVLVSMLLAVAVTAASVAVCAVVLRSLLASQHRR; this is translated from the coding sequence ATGTTCCGGCCCAAGCTCCCGACCATGCCCCAGCCCACCGGCCAGGTCACCCCGCCCGCCGTGGTGGAGCCGACCACCATCACCCCGGGCACCTCGGCTTCGACGCCCATCCCGGCCCCGGTCGCTGGCCCCGCCCGACCCACGGTCCAGCTCACCCCCGGCACCGCACTCGCCCTGGTCGGCGGCGGTACCGCCGTGGTCCTGGTCGTCGGCGCCGTCCTGGTCTCCATGCTCCTCGCGGTCGCCGTCACCGCCGCCTCGGTCGCCGTCTGCGCCGTCGTCCTGCGCTCGCTGCTGGCCTCCCAGCACCGCCGCTGA
- a CDS encoding mobile element transfer protein: MPARDFFHSVMRIGPVQIGTHRDRNGQTKHAAVCSSDGCGWSADYSSQSAAQLAARTHRCKVR, encoded by the coding sequence ATGCCCGCTCGCGACTTCTTCCACTCCGTGATGCGGATCGGCCCGGTGCAGATCGGCACCCACCGCGACCGCAACGGCCAGACCAAGCACGCCGCCGTGTGCAGCTCTGACGGCTGCGGCTGGTCCGCCGACTACTCCAGCCAGTCCGCCGCCCAGCTCGCCGCCCGCACCCACCGCTGCAAGGTCCGCTAG
- a CDS encoding DUF2637 domain-containing protein, with product MARLRVDAVLVQAVIAGALSFAHLHDLAAAAGQDGWKAWAYPVSVDLLLVAAWRRLRTDGPSRLAWCWFLIALVASLGANVATAGLLDLNDVPAWLRILVAAWPALAFMGGTLLAHSPTRQEPEAPAPSAPDPEHEPEPVTAAEPDPEPQAVAVPAAEEAPALPTAKPRPVVPVPAALVDHARKVAADHQQRTGSRIDTDTLRARLGVPPQLADAIAAQLT from the coding sequence ATGGCCCGCCTCCGCGTCGACGCCGTCCTGGTCCAGGCCGTCATCGCCGGGGCGCTGTCCTTCGCCCACCTGCACGACCTCGCCGCCGCTGCCGGACAGGACGGCTGGAAAGCCTGGGCCTACCCGGTCTCGGTCGACCTGCTCCTGGTCGCCGCCTGGCGTCGACTACGTACGGACGGGCCGTCCCGGCTCGCCTGGTGCTGGTTCCTCATCGCCCTGGTCGCCTCGCTCGGCGCGAACGTCGCCACCGCCGGACTCCTCGACCTGAACGACGTCCCGGCCTGGCTGCGCATCCTCGTCGCCGCCTGGCCCGCCCTGGCCTTCATGGGCGGCACCCTCCTCGCCCACTCACCCACTCGGCAGGAGCCGGAAGCGCCGGCACCCTCCGCCCCGGACCCGGAGCATGAGCCCGAACCGGTCACCGCTGCTGAGCCGGACCCGGAACCTCAAGCCGTAGCGGTCCCGGCGGCCGAGGAAGCCCCGGCGCTGCCCACCGCGAAGCCCCGTCCGGTGGTGCCGGTCCCGGCCGCGCTGGTCGACCACGCCCGCAAGGTCGCCGCCGACCACCAGCAGCGCACCGGCTCCCGGATCGACACTGACACCCTCCGCGCCCGCCTCGGCGTCCCGCCCCAGCTCGCGGACGCCATCGCCGCCCAGCTCACCTGA
- a CDS encoding FtsK/SpoIIIE domain-containing protein: protein MTWLIVALVLVVAAAGLLRWRRPAWYWLTFGVTLAALRVLVRYGSVMDACGLTVPAPRWRLTLARMTNRPVPGPRAPRILRVRVTRTGLVLRLKLRPGQDAFDVAASCDRLRHSFAMYGVTSRELRSGVVELRMTGYDVLKRVQMPAVVDTRPMRVPVALREDGAVHYRDYRAVPHALTLGATESGKSVYQRNLVAALASQHVALVGIDCKQGVELFPLARRFSALADNPDTAAELLDALVSHMEDVYQLIRAEQRITADVPDAEIAADIWDLPEGLRPVPMVVLVDEVAELALFATKEEEKRRDRIITALARLAQLGRAAGIYLEICGQRFGSELGKGITMLRAQLTGRTAHRVNDESSANMALGDIAPDAVLAAIQIPTDTPGVAITGDSTGGWARIRAPHTSLRQAVNICNRHADLTPDLPALAPFRPALGTLTPVPAPAVESAPAAA from the coding sequence ATGACGTGGCTGATCGTCGCCCTGGTGCTGGTCGTCGCCGCTGCGGGTCTCCTGCGGTGGCGGCGCCCCGCCTGGTACTGGCTGACCTTCGGGGTCACCCTCGCCGCGCTGCGGGTCCTGGTCCGGTACGGCTCGGTCATGGACGCCTGCGGCCTCACCGTCCCGGCCCCTCGCTGGCGACTGACGCTGGCCCGGATGACGAACCGCCCCGTTCCCGGACCCCGTGCCCCGCGCATTCTGCGGGTCCGAGTAACCCGAACCGGCCTGGTGCTCCGGCTCAAGCTCCGCCCCGGTCAGGACGCCTTCGACGTGGCCGCCTCATGTGATCGGCTGCGGCACTCATTCGCCATGTACGGCGTGACCTCTCGTGAGCTGCGCTCGGGTGTGGTCGAGCTGCGCATGACCGGCTACGACGTACTCAAGCGCGTGCAGATGCCTGCCGTGGTCGACACCCGACCGATGCGGGTCCCGGTTGCCCTGCGTGAAGACGGGGCCGTCCACTACCGCGACTACCGCGCCGTTCCGCACGCCCTCACCCTGGGGGCTACGGAGTCCGGGAAGTCGGTCTATCAGCGCAACCTCGTCGCCGCCCTCGCGTCGCAGCACGTCGCCCTGGTCGGCATCGACTGCAAGCAGGGCGTCGAGCTGTTCCCGCTGGCCCGCCGGTTCTCCGCGCTCGCCGACAACCCCGACACCGCCGCTGAACTCCTCGACGCGCTGGTGTCCCACATGGAGGACGTCTACCAGCTCATCCGGGCCGAGCAGCGGATCACTGCTGACGTGCCGGATGCGGAGATCGCCGCCGACATCTGGGACCTGCCCGAAGGACTGCGCCCGGTGCCCATGGTGGTCCTGGTCGACGAAGTCGCCGAACTCGCCCTCTTCGCGACGAAGGAGGAGGAGAAGCGGCGGGACCGCATCATCACCGCCCTGGCCCGGCTCGCCCAGCTCGGTCGCGCGGCCGGCATCTACCTGGAGATCTGCGGGCAGCGCTTCGGCTCCGAACTCGGCAAGGGCATCACCATGCTCCGCGCCCAGCTCACCGGCCGCACCGCCCACCGCGTCAACGACGAATCCTCCGCGAACATGGCCCTCGGCGACATCGCCCCGGACGCCGTCCTCGCCGCCATCCAAATCCCCACCGACACCCCCGGCGTCGCCATCACCGGCGACTCGACCGGCGGCTGGGCCCGCATCCGCGCCCCGCACACCTCGCTGCGGCAGGCCGTGAATATCTGCAATCGGCACGCCGACCTGACCCCGGACCTTCCCGCCCTCGCCCCGTTCCGGCCCGCGCTCGGCACCCTCACACCGGTTCCGGCCCCGGCAGTCGAGTCCGCCCCGGCCGCTGCCTGA
- a CDS encoding SCO3933 family regulatory protein, giving the protein MRQIPVDTANATVMVAKAPQPKVKDRRTGEIATDKDGATLMVVEVMFSTPDEVEILKLTVPQSGVSEDLDMGTPVILTGLVASPWENEFNGQKRHGIAFRAVAVTSLTAADSASKAA; this is encoded by the coding sequence ATGCGTCAGATCCCCGTGGACACCGCCAACGCCACCGTGATGGTCGCCAAGGCCCCGCAGCCCAAGGTGAAGGACCGCCGTACCGGTGAGATCGCCACCGACAAGGACGGTGCCACCCTGATGGTCGTGGAGGTCATGTTCTCCACGCCCGACGAGGTGGAGATCCTCAAGCTCACCGTCCCGCAGTCCGGCGTCTCCGAGGACCTGGACATGGGCACCCCGGTGATCCTGACCGGCCTGGTCGCCTCGCCGTGGGAGAACGAGTTCAACGGCCAGAAGCGGCACGGCATCGCCTTCCGCGCAGTCGCGGTGACCTCGCTGACCGCTGCGGACTCGGCCTCGAAGGCGGCCTGA
- a CDS encoding XRE family transcriptional regulator, producing MANERLRAAISAKGETIQSVAEHVAVDPKSVERWITTGRTPHRGHRWKAASFLGVDEVYLWPSVEKQAEKASTSELITYYPHRGAVPAPLWSSLIEKATDQVDVLVYAGLFLFDSNPDLPDQLGEKAKAGAQVRILLGDPDSEAVRQRGEEEGIGGDLAARARITRRYLEPAMSTPGVEVRLHDTILYNSIYRFDEDVLVNPHVLGAPAGQNPVMHFRYLPGARTFRHYMRSFDYAWERGREA from the coding sequence ATGGCGAACGAGCGTCTGCGCGCGGCGATTTCAGCGAAGGGCGAGACGATTCAGTCCGTTGCCGAGCACGTCGCAGTGGACCCCAAGAGCGTCGAACGGTGGATCACCACCGGCCGCACTCCGCACCGCGGGCACCGCTGGAAGGCGGCGAGCTTCCTCGGAGTCGACGAGGTCTACCTCTGGCCGTCCGTGGAGAAGCAGGCGGAGAAGGCCAGCACGTCCGAGCTGATCACGTACTACCCGCACCGTGGTGCGGTGCCCGCCCCGCTCTGGTCATCCCTGATCGAGAAGGCGACGGATCAGGTCGACGTCCTCGTGTACGCCGGACTCTTTCTCTTCGACAGCAACCCGGACCTGCCCGACCAACTGGGCGAGAAGGCGAAGGCCGGCGCCCAGGTCCGCATCCTGCTCGGGGACCCCGACTCCGAAGCGGTCCGCCAGCGCGGCGAAGAGGAGGGCATCGGTGGTGACCTGGCCGCACGTGCCCGCATCACCCGGCGCTACCTCGAGCCCGCCATGTCGACGCCCGGCGTCGAAGTCCGGTTGCACGACACGATCCTCTACAACTCGATCTACCGGTTCGACGAGGACGTTCTTGTGAACCCGCATGTTCTCGGAGCTCCCGCCGGTCAGAACCCGGTGATGCACTTCCGGTACCTCCCCGGAGCGCGGACCTTCCGGCACTACATGCGGAGCTTCGACTACGCATGGGAGCGGGGCCGGGAGGCATAG
- a CDS encoding NUDIX hydrolase: protein MARVDYFNDPNAPKANSLVPSVTAVARNEAGEVLLIHKTDNDLWALPGGGVDLGESAPDAAVRETKEETGFDVEVTGLVGIYTNPGHVMAYDDGEVRQQFSICFQARITGGELRTSSESKEVAFVDPSRLDELNIHPSMRMRIEHGLADWAEPYIG from the coding sequence ATGGCCCGTGTCGACTACTTCAACGATCCCAACGCCCCGAAGGCGAACAGCCTCGTCCCCTCCGTGACCGCCGTGGCGCGCAATGAGGCCGGAGAGGTCTTGCTGATTCACAAGACCGACAACGACCTCTGGGCCTTGCCCGGTGGCGGCGTCGACCTGGGCGAGTCGGCCCCAGACGCAGCCGTGCGCGAGACGAAGGAAGAGACCGGCTTCGACGTGGAGGTGACCGGCCTCGTCGGCATCTACACCAACCCAGGCCACGTCATGGCGTACGACGACGGAGAGGTCCGCCAGCAGTTCTCGATCTGCTTCCAGGCCCGCATCACCGGCGGTGAGCTGCGGACGAGCAGCGAGAGCAAGGAAGTGGCGTTCGTCGACCCGAGCAGGCTGGACGAGCTGAACATCCATCCGTCGATGCGCATGCGGATCGAGCACGGCCTGGCCGACTGGGCGGAGCCCTACATCGGCTGA
- a CDS encoding HD domain-containing protein, giving the protein MPSALDTPQGAAELAESLLPPLGNRWLHTQAVAARAREASAAVSEADRDLLVAAAWLHDIGYAPELRDTGFHPLDGARYLESLGAPARLVRLVAHHSGAVYEAEQRGLSPELAVYEREDSPVLDALIFADMTTGPAGQSFDFDTRIDEILVRYEPGSEVHNAISKARPYLQGAVERTRDRMAHQPM; this is encoded by the coding sequence ATGCCTTCTGCACTGGACACGCCCCAGGGAGCGGCCGAACTCGCCGAGTCCCTGCTTCCTCCGCTCGGGAACCGCTGGCTGCACACTCAGGCCGTGGCCGCTCGGGCGCGCGAGGCATCCGCGGCTGTGTCCGAGGCGGACCGGGATCTCCTCGTCGCTGCTGCGTGGCTGCATGACATCGGCTACGCCCCCGAGCTGCGTGACACCGGCTTCCATCCCCTCGACGGTGCTCGGTACCTCGAATCGCTGGGTGCGCCGGCGCGCCTGGTGCGGCTGGTCGCTCACCATTCCGGAGCCGTGTACGAGGCGGAGCAACGCGGGCTCTCGCCAGAGCTGGCCGTCTACGAGCGGGAAGACTCCCCTGTCCTGGACGCACTGATCTTCGCTGACATGACGACCGGCCCCGCCGGGCAGTCCTTCGACTTCGACACCCGGATTGACGAGATCCTCGTCCGCTACGAGCCGGGCAGCGAGGTGCACAACGCGATCAGCAAGGCACGGCCGTACCTCCAGGGCGCTGTCGAGCGGACCCGCGACCGCATGGCGCATCAGCCGATGTAG
- a CDS encoding GTP pyrophosphokinase: MEIVDHFLARYAKEYDFYNRAAELVAQALGRDLKESGVRCIVTHRAKDIKRLEEKCRQRAPRKNYTTVEDVYDDIVDLAGVRIALYFPGEQDQVEKAVNRLLDVTEKKDFPESNERPPGKEFSGYSATHYRVRLKERELVDLDKRYAKARVEVQVASVLMHAWSEVEHDLDYKPLSGELSDAEKAILDQLNGLVIAGEMSLKMLQEASENRVARSGRFLNHYELAAYLLSQAGKILNEPVGDSGLGRVDLLFNFLRKLEKESPADLAPYLASLHDNVEMRPLAEQVIDALLAEDPSRYEHFNMVQVDADTASLDPLSQSARMHQQIGHFLTSWVELEESLRNLAPQEDGERIAPPIFRLLDRLPMLDTETRHEIDLLRRVRNNVVHGRDVPASSYLAEATDRIQEITKRVRHLLSSR; the protein is encoded by the coding sequence ATGGAAATCGTTGATCACTTCCTTGCACGCTACGCAAAGGAGTACGACTTCTACAACCGGGCAGCAGAATTAGTTGCTCAAGCCCTGGGAAGGGACCTCAAGGAGTCAGGTGTCCGCTGTATCGTCACTCACCGCGCGAAGGACATCAAACGCCTAGAAGAAAAGTGCCGCCAACGAGCACCTAGAAAGAACTACACCACTGTAGAAGACGTCTACGACGATATCGTCGATTTGGCGGGCGTCCGCATCGCGCTCTATTTTCCAGGTGAACAAGACCAGGTAGAAAAGGCCGTCAATCGCCTGCTCGATGTGACGGAGAAAAAAGATTTTCCCGAATCGAACGAGAGGCCACCTGGAAAAGAGTTTTCCGGATATTCGGCGACCCACTATCGAGTTAGACTAAAGGAACGCGAGCTAGTCGATTTGGATAAGCGATACGCGAAGGCGCGTGTCGAAGTGCAGGTCGCTTCAGTACTTATGCACGCATGGTCAGAGGTTGAGCACGATCTCGACTATAAGCCACTGTCGGGCGAATTGTCCGACGCAGAAAAAGCGATCCTAGACCAACTCAATGGACTGGTGATCGCTGGCGAGATGTCGCTCAAAATGCTGCAAGAAGCGAGTGAGAATCGAGTCGCCAGGAGCGGACGATTCCTCAACCACTACGAGTTGGCTGCATATCTATTGAGCCAGGCGGGGAAGATTTTGAACGAGCCGGTTGGAGACTCGGGCCTAGGACGAGTTGACCTGCTGTTCAATTTCTTGAGGAAACTGGAAAAAGAGTCACCTGCCGATCTGGCTCCGTATCTAGCATCACTGCACGACAACGTCGAGATGCGCCCTCTCGCAGAGCAGGTCATCGATGCCCTTCTCGCCGAAGACCCTTCGCGATACGAGCACTTCAACATGGTTCAAGTTGACGCAGATACCGCTTCACTTGATCCCCTTTCTCAAAGCGCACGAATGCATCAACAGATCGGTCATTTCCTTACAAGCTGGGTAGAGCTAGAAGAGTCTTTGCGCAACCTAGCACCACAGGAAGATGGCGAGCGGATCGCACCACCGATCTTCAGGCTCCTCGACCGTCTACCGATGCTGGACACGGAGACTCGCCACGAAATCGATCTGCTGCGCAGGGTTCGTAACAATGTGGTTCACGGGAGGGATGTGCCAGCCTCCAGCTACCTAGCCGAAGCTACTGATCGAATCCAAGAAATCACGAAAAGAGTGCGCCACTTGCTCTCCTCTCGATGA
- the rlmN gene encoding 23S rRNA (adenine(2503)-C(2))-methyltransferase RlmN: MPKPGELTFVAPRGAKKPPRHLADLSPAERKEAVAEIGEKPFRAKQLSQHYFARYAHDPAEWTDIPAGARERLREALLPDLMTVVRHLSTDAGATRKTLWRLFDGTLVESVLMRYPDRVTMCISSQAGCGMNCPFCATGQAGLDRNLSTAEIVHQIVDGMRALRDGEVPGGPARLSNIVFMGMGEPLANYKRVVGAIRALTDPAPDGLGLSQRGITVSTVGLVPAIHRFSDEGFKCRLAISLHAPDDELRDTLVPVNTRWKVREVLDAGFDYVEKSGRRLSIEYALIRDINDQAWRGDRLGRLLRGKPVHVNLIPLNPTPGSKWTASRPEDEKAFVEAIAAHGVPVTVRDTRGQEIDGACGQLAATER, translated from the coding sequence ATGCCTAAGCCCGGAGAACTCACGTTCGTCGCTCCCCGCGGAGCCAAGAAGCCGCCGCGGCATCTTGCTGATCTCTCGCCCGCGGAGCGTAAGGAAGCCGTTGCGGAGATCGGTGAGAAGCCGTTTCGCGCCAAGCAGCTCTCGCAGCACTACTTCGCGCGGTACGCGCACGACCCCGCGGAGTGGACCGACATTCCCGCGGGGGCGCGGGAGCGGTTGCGGGAGGCGTTGCTGCCCGACCTGATGACCGTCGTGCGGCATCTGTCGACCGACGCGGGGGCCACCCGCAAGACGCTGTGGCGGCTGTTCGACGGGACGCTCGTCGAGTCGGTGCTGATGCGGTACCCGGACCGGGTGACCATGTGCATCAGCTCGCAGGCGGGGTGCGGGATGAACTGCCCGTTCTGCGCGACGGGGCAGGCGGGGCTGGACCGGAATCTGTCCACCGCCGAGATCGTCCACCAGATCGTGGACGGGATGCGGGCGCTCCGGGACGGCGAGGTGCCCGGCGGGCCCGCGCGGCTGTCCAACATCGTCTTCATGGGGATGGGCGAGCCGCTCGCCAACTACAAGCGGGTCGTGGGGGCCATCAGGGCGCTCACCGACCCGGCGCCGGACGGGCTCGGGCTGTCGCAGCGCGGGATCACCGTGTCGACGGTCGGTCTGGTGCCCGCCATCCACCGCTTCTCCGACGAGGGCTTCAAGTGCCGGCTGGCGATCTCCCTGCACGCCCCGGACGACGAGCTGCGCGACACCCTCGTCCCCGTGAACACGCGCTGGAAGGTGCGTGAGGTGCTCGACGCCGGGTTCGACTACGTCGAGAAGTCGGGCCGCCGGCTCTCCATCGAGTACGCCCTCATCCGGGACATCAACGACCAGGCATGGCGGGGCGACCGGCTCGGCCGGCTGCTGCGCGGCAAGCCCGTGCACGTCAACCTGATCCCGCTGAACCCGACGCCCGGCTCCAAGTGGACCGCCTCGCGGCCCGAGGACGAGAAGGCGTTCGTCGAGGCCATCGCCGCGCACGGGGTGCCGGTGACCGTCCGGGACACCCGGGGCCAGGAGATCGACGGCGCCTGTGGTCAGCTCGCGGCCACGGAGAGGTAA
- a CDS encoding thiamine ABC transporter substrate-binding protein has product MHFKTFAAAAVGLGLVTLTACGSSAGDDGGSEGSKTVTLVSHSSWAVSKDVLAAFEKESGYKVRVLEDGDAGQAVNKAVLTKDNPQGDVFFGVDNTLLSRALDNGLFQPYEAKGLDQVDTRFQLDAGKHRVTPVDYGDICVNYDKQYFADHKLAPPTSYDDLIKPAYKNLLVTENASTSSPGLGFLLGTAAAYGDDGWEGYWKKLKANGVKVVDGWDQAYNDEFSGSAGGKKAKADRPLVVSYASSPPAEVIYGDPKPATAPTGVATGTCFRQVEFAGLLSNARNAEGGKALIDFLIGKRFQEDMPLNMFVYPVLKGAAVPAEFTQYGPAAENPATMDPAKIAADRDQWVKSWTSLVLK; this is encoded by the coding sequence GTGCATTTCAAGACGTTCGCGGCCGCGGCCGTGGGACTCGGTCTCGTCACGCTGACCGCCTGCGGTTCGTCCGCGGGGGACGACGGCGGCTCCGAGGGGTCCAAGACCGTCACGCTCGTCAGCCACTCCTCGTGGGCCGTGTCCAAGGACGTGCTCGCCGCCTTCGAGAAGGAGTCCGGGTACAAGGTCCGCGTCCTGGAGGACGGCGACGCGGGGCAGGCCGTCAACAAGGCCGTGCTCACCAAGGACAACCCGCAGGGCGACGTGTTCTTCGGCGTCGACAACACCCTGCTCTCCCGCGCCCTCGACAACGGCCTCTTCCAGCCCTACGAGGCCAAGGGGCTCGACCAGGTCGACACCCGCTTCCAGCTCGACGCCGGCAAGCACCGGGTCACGCCCGTCGACTACGGCGACATCTGCGTCAACTACGACAAGCAGTACTTCGCCGACCACAAGCTGGCCCCGCCCACCTCCTACGACGACCTGATCAAGCCCGCCTACAAGAACCTCCTCGTCACCGAGAACGCCTCCACCTCCTCGCCCGGCCTCGGCTTCCTGCTGGGCACCGCCGCCGCGTACGGCGACGACGGCTGGGAGGGCTATTGGAAGAAGCTCAAGGCCAACGGCGTGAAGGTCGTCGACGGCTGGGACCAGGCGTACAACGACGAGTTCTCCGGCTCGGCCGGCGGCAAGAAGGCCAAGGCGGACCGCCCGCTCGTCGTGTCGTACGCCTCCTCGCCGCCCGCCGAGGTGATCTACGGCGACCCGAAGCCGGCCACCGCGCCGACCGGGGTGGCGACCGGCACCTGCTTCCGGCAGGTGGAGTTCGCGGGCCTGCTGAGCAACGCCCGCAACGCCGAGGGCGGCAAGGCGCTGATCGACTTCCTGATCGGCAAGAGGTTCCAGGAGGACATGCCGCTCAACATGTTCGTCTACCCGGTCCTCAAGGGCGCCGCCGTGCCCGCCGAGTTCACCCAGTACGGTCCCGCCGCCGAGAACCCCGCGACGATGGACCCGGCGAAGATCGCCGCAGACCGTGACCAGTGGGTCAAGTCGTGGACCTCGCTCGTACTGAAGTAG
- a CDS encoding ABC transporter permease gives MDLARTEVAARRRGNAARLGLMALPVAFFGLFFAYPVAAILARGLRVDGVWRLGRLGEVLAQSDIRHVLWFTTWQALASTVLTLLIALPGAYVFARLDFPGKQVLRAVVTVPFVLPTVVVGTAFLALVGRGGLLDELWGVRLDTTVWAILLAHVFFNYAVVVRTVGGLWAQLDPRQEEAARLLGASRLRAWRTVTLPALGPAVAAAALMVFLFTFTSFGVVQILGGPTFSTLEVEIYRQTSEIFDLSTAAVLTVVQFAAVGAILAVHAWTVRRRETALRLVDASGTARRPRGAGQWALLAGVLASIALLLVLPLAVLVQRSFDAPDFAYYRALTSTEGNVFLVPPIEAVGNSLEYALAATAIAVVIGGLAAAALTRRDAGRLVRGFDALLMLPLGVSAVTVGFGFLIALDEPPLNLRATWILVPLAQALVGVPFVVRTMLPVLRAVDGRLREAAAVLGASPWRVWREVDLPMVRRALLVAAGFAFAVSLGEFGATVFIARPDNPTLPVAVAKLLGRAGELNYGQAMALSTILMLVCAVALLVLERLRTDRTGEF, from the coding sequence GTGGACCTCGCTCGTACTGAAGTAGCCGCCCGGCGGCGCGGGAACGCGGCGCGGCTGGGGCTGATGGCCCTGCCCGTCGCGTTCTTCGGGCTGTTCTTCGCCTACCCCGTCGCCGCGATCCTCGCGCGCGGCCTCAGGGTCGACGGGGTGTGGCGGCTCGGCCGGCTGGGCGAGGTCCTGGCGCAGTCCGACATCCGCCACGTCCTGTGGTTCACCACCTGGCAGGCGCTCGCCTCCACCGTCCTCACCCTGCTGATCGCGCTGCCCGGCGCCTACGTCTTCGCCCGCCTGGACTTCCCCGGGAAACAGGTGCTGCGGGCGGTCGTCACCGTGCCGTTCGTGCTGCCGACGGTCGTCGTCGGTACGGCGTTCCTCGCGCTCGTCGGCCGCGGCGGACTCCTCGACGAGCTGTGGGGCGTACGCCTCGACACCACCGTCTGGGCGATCCTGCTGGCGCACGTCTTCTTCAACTACGCCGTCGTCGTACGGACCGTGGGCGGGCTGTGGGCCCAGCTCGACCCCCGGCAGGAGGAGGCCGCGCGGCTGCTCGGCGCCTCCCGGCTGCGTGCCTGGCGCACGGTCACCCTGCCCGCGCTCGGGCCCGCCGTCGCCGCCGCCGCGCTCATGGTGTTCCTGTTCACCTTCACCTCCTTCGGTGTGGTGCAGATCCTGGGCGGGCCGACCTTCTCCACCCTGGAGGTGGAGATCTACCGGCAGACCTCCGAGATCTTCGACCTGTCCACGGCGGCCGTGCTCACCGTCGTCCAGTTCGCCGCCGTCGGCGCGATCCTCGCCGTGCACGCCTGGACCGTACGGCGGCGGGAGACCGCGCTCCGCCTGGTGGACGCCTCGGGCACGGCCCGGCGGCCGCGCGGGGCCGGACAGTGGGCGCTGCTGGCCGGGGTGCTCGCGAGCATCGCCTTGCTGCTCGTGCTGCCGCTCGCCGTCCTGGTGCAACGGTCCTTCGACGCGCCGGACTTCGCCTACTACCGGGCCCTGACGAGCACCGAGGGCAATGTCTTCCTGGTGCCGCCGATCGAGGCGGTCGGCAACTCGCTGGAGTACGCCCTCGCCGCGACCGCCATCGCGGTGGTGATCGGCGGACTGGCCGCCGCCGCGCTCACCCGGCGGGACGCCGGACGGCTGGTGCGGGGCTTCGACGCGCTGCTGATGCTGCCGCTCGGCGTCTCCGCCGTGACCGTCGGCTTCGGCTTCCTGATCGCCCTGGACGAGCCCCCGCTGAACCTGCGCGCCACCTGGATCCTCGTGCCCCTCGCGCAGGCCCTGGTCGGTGTCCCCTTCGTCGTACGGACCATGCTGCCCGTGCTGCGGGCCGTGGACGGACGGCTGCGGGAGGCGGCCGCGGTGCTGGGGGCGTCGCCGTGGCGGGTGTGGCGGGAGGTGGACCTGCCGATGGTGCGGCGGGCGCTGCTGGTGGCCGCCGGGTTCGCGTTCGCGGTGTCGCTCGGGGAGTTCGGCGCAACCGTGTTCATCGCGCGCCCCGACAACCCGACCCTGCCGGTCGCCGTGGCCAAGCTGCTCGGCCGCGCCGGGGAACTGAACTACGGCCAGGCGATGGCCCTTTCGACGATTCTGATGCTGGTGTGCGCGGTGGCCCTGCTGGTCCTGGAGCGGCTGCGGACCGACCGGACGGGGGAGTTCTGA